CGGTCaaagaggggaagggcagaggtgggggtgggtgggctgcTCCTGCCAGGCAGTCTCAGCCAGGCTTtgacttgggggtgggggcagacagCACCTTTGGAGGAAGGTACCCGCCTCAGTTAccctcccaggccccacccccattACCGCCCCACAGCCACCTCCCTGGGGACTCCTCAGGCTCTGACCACCGCCACCCACCACAGAACGCCATCAGCGTCCCGCAAAACTGTGAGTGGCCGAGGGGGAGCCGGTCCCCGTACTTTGGGCACCGACCCTTTGACCACCACTCAGCCCAGCCCGCGGTGGCGACTTTCCACCCTGCCCGTCACTCCCTGCCgctggggaagaggaaggagcaaaAAGCAAAACCCTCCTTGGCCacaggaaagagaacaaaagggGGCACAAAACTCGGTTTCCTCAAATCAGACTCATGCCTTCATTATCTTGCCTGGTTGGCTTTTAAGTTTCTTTCACCTTCTGGTTTTTGTTTAGCCGGAGAGAGCCAGGgcgaaggaaagaaagaacagaaaaagttccttcttctctttctctcctgagaAGACCCACAATCAGAACCTGGCCTGTGTTACTCAAGGCACAGACCCCACACCACGTCAATTAtacaacttggaaaaaaaaaaaagcccaacagtGTAGAGTTGCATTGCTGGCTGGTGGAGGAGAAGAGAACCTGGTCATCCCAGGATTGCCCGCGGAGGAAACAGATCCCTAACGCAgctatttgttatatatattttattgaaaaaattttaCATCAAAATAGTTTGGCAAACTGTAAAAGTATACATAAGTGCAAATATATCCTCCTTTTAAAATACAAGCGAAGTGTGAGTATACacgaaaaatcataaaaatatctttaaaatatggtgGTAGAAAAcaaccttgtaaaaaaaaaaacgttgtaTTGTCACAATACTTGAAAACCGCTTTCTTAAACTAGACACGTTGCTTCTAAATACTTTCTTAATAATGTTCTTTGGCACCTGTGTCCAGACTCAGTGTCTGGAGAAACAGAACTCTCTTCCTCGGCTAGGCAACAAGATGAGGCTTCCTTGAAGTCTGGTGCTTAGCACTGCCTTTTGGAAAAGCACAAAAATTTTCATAGAcgaagaaaaacacacacacacaacctgcgTTTTTCAGACCCTGATGACTGAAGGTAATGAAGATCCCAGAGTTACATGTTTATGTTTTTCACGTGGTGACTTTTTACCGGCCTGGCTAAAAAGCCGATTTCCCAGCTGGCTGACTCCGTCGGGAGCCTGCTGGTGTGGGTGTTGGGGGCCCTGCTTTGCCAGGGGCTGTCCTTCTACCGACGGGAGGCGAGTGTGCCGGCCAGCGCGGGCCCGGGCGCTCTGGCTGGGTGACGGGCGTGCTACTTACTGCTGGTGTAGCGGGCGCACGGTGCGGGGTCCACGGCCGGCCACCCTGCCCCGCAGCGGGGACAGCAGAGAGGGCCCTCCATTCACATGACGCAGGGCTTGATATCCTGGCACAcgctctggtggtggtggtggtggtagtagggTCCACTCGCAGACggatggaaagaagaaatgccATTAAAGTTGAGGACAAAATCCTTTCTGTCACACACTGGGGTCGAGTGATGCTGGTATCGAGGCAGTCCcactgaaagaaggaagaaaagaaaaacttcagaaaCAGCCATCCGGCCGGAGGACGGGCATCACCCCTCGGGTCCTAGTGTAACTCAGGCCTCGCTGTGCccggggagggaagggaggagccGCCGCGCTTCTGCCTGGTGCTGCACACCTGCCAGGGCAAGCCCACCTCTGGAGGCggctccaggtgcagcctgggtCCCTCCCAGGAGGGGCCGCGATCGCTGCTTGGATCCGATGCGCCGGCCCGCAGGCCCCCGGGGAGGCGCCCAGCAGAGGCCTGGCTCGGCCGGAGGCAGCACCACGGCTCCCGCGCCTGCCCCTGCTTCTCTAAGCCGCAAGGCCGGTCGGAGGGGCTGCGCACTGCGCGGGGGATACCCGTCGTGCCAGAAGGCGGTGACGGAAAGCAGTCCCTCCGCAGGGAAGTGCGGGCGGCCCGAGGTCCCGAGGTCGGGGCTCCCGTCGAGGagcgggggctgcagggggccctGATGCCCTCCATGGCGCCCTGGGCGCAGCGGTGCGCACCCCGAGGTCGGGGCTCCCGTCGAGGAGCCAGGGTTTGCAGGGGCCCGGATGCCCTCCGTGGTGCCCTGGGCGCAGTGCTGCGCACCCCGAGGTCCCCGAGGTCGGGGCTCCCGTCGAGGAgccggggctgcagggggcccTGATGCCCTCCGTGGCGCCCTGGGCGCAGCGGTGCGCACCTTGAGGTCGGGGCTCCCGTCGAGGAGCCGGGTTTGCAGGAGCCCCGGATGCCCTCCGTGGTGCCCTGGGCGCAGCGGTGCGCACCGAGGCGCCGGGCCGCGGGTACCCCGGGCGGGCGGGCCTGCAGGGCGCAGGAAGGCTGTCCGTCGCCTGCTCGGCCGCTCCCCGCCGGGCCCCCAGCCGGACCCCCGCCGCccacttttgcttttgctttcccGGCGCCTCAGGCCGCGCAGTCCCAGCGCAGGTAGGCCCCTGCCCCGCGTGGCTCCCGGGCCCCCGCCCTGGGCCGGCCGGCGCGTCTCGGAGCGGGAGCGCGGGGACACCGGGCAGGCGGCGGCAGGGGCACCGCGGGGCTCTCCGAGGGCAGCAGCGGGTCACGCGCCCCGGGGCGCTCCAGGCCCCGCTCTCGGCCGCCCGGGCCCATCCCGCCGCAGCCCGGCCCGCGCCAGCTCCGCGGCCCAGAGCTGGTGCCCGCAGGGCCCCCGAGGCCGCCGCCAGCTGTTAGGGGACCAAGGGGACAAAGTCCCTCGGGCCTGAGCGAGGGGCGCGGGGCCTCCCCGGGCACGGGGCTTGGCCGCCCTTTCGGGAGCGGGACGCGGCAGCCCGCGAGGCTGTGCGGGGAGGGAGGCGGCTCCTGCAGCCTCGGCCGGCCTCGGGCCTGCTCGGCCTGCGCGCTCCTCCCGGGGCCTGAGCGTTCCCCCCGGGGCCAGACGCGCTCCCGGCCGCGGACCCCAGGGCGGCGCGCTCCTCCACGCCCGCGGGCGCCCGCACCCAGCCCGCTCCAGCTCAGCCCCCACCTCTCACTCGCCGGGGATGCTGACCAGGAccggggaaggaggggcagagccGCCCGGTGGTGCTCGGCGTCAGTCAAGGCCTCCCCGGCGTCCCCAGGCTCTGCCCAAAGGTGCCCCAGTCAAGGCCTCTCTGCGTCCCCAGGCTCTGCCCAAAGGTGCCCCAATTAAGGCCTCTCCAGTGTCCCTAGGCTCTGCCCAAGGGTGCCCCAATTAAGGCCTCCCCAGCGTCCCCAGGCTCTGCCCAAAGGTGCCCAGGTCAAGGCCGCCCTGGCATCCCCAGACTCTGCTCAAAGGCCCCGGGAAGGCCGCTGCGGGAGCTGGGCTTGCTGGGCTCCACCGTTTTGGTTCTCCCAAGCGTCCCGTTTCTGGATTCCCGCATTTCAGGGACTTGTGGGTGCACCCGGGTGTGTTGGGTGGGGCAAGGGAGGCCTCAAAGAAGAACCACAAGTCTCTTTCCCGCgagctcttttgtttttaatttttagggtATGGTTTCAGGGCAGCTTCAAAACCTCAGAGTCTGGGTTCAAACTGCGTGGAGCACGCCCGGAGAGGGGGAACGGGGAATGGGGAACACCAGGAGGGCCACGGGcagggcgggggagaggggctcTGGGCGGCAGAGTGGGGGGAGTGGGCACTGCCTGGGCTGAGCGGTGATTGACAGCCAGTCccaggggattaaaaaaaatgagagggaaaggtCATCTGTATTGGTTACTTGTTGAAATTCCCATAAAAATTGAACAAGACTCTGCTCTCAGTGGGTTAAGTCAGGCTAAAATCCTCTCCGGTGTGGTCCTGCCGAGACTGTCTTTGTTTAGTTAACCTCTGAGACCCGCATTTAAAAGGCCTATTTGGGAAATTTCACCGGCCAGGGAACCaacatcttttgcccatttctggGCTTCCCGCCTCCCCTGAAGCTCTTGCCCAAACGCTGATTCCCGAACCTCCCATGTCCGCATCGTCCCGTGAGCCTTTTGCAACTGAGGCAGGAGGTGAGCCTGAGCTAGAGCGGCAGCATCTGAGAGGCAGGTTAGCCTGATTTTAACGCGCGGCCTGTGGGTGCTTCCCAGAGAGGTTCCCTACATCCGAGGGAGTTGATCTCCACCGTCGGAAAAACCTGGCTAAATATTCAAATTCCCTCCTCCACCCCGCCTGTCCCCTCCCACCTTTCATCGCCTTTGGCAAGTCAATAAATTCTCACAATCTCCGACCAACACGGTTTACACCAGCAACGCCAGTGAGGTCCAAGAGGCCAGCACTTCTCAGGGGAGCCCCACGGTGGGCCTCAGATCCTCGATCCTCGTGGCCTAGCTCGCACTGCACTGCTGCCATCAAGGCAGGTCGGCGGAGCTGGGAGGCCAGGGGCTCCCCAGAAGGCTGGTGCCCCTCTCCGCTGCTAACACCTCCCTCCCGTGCAAGAACCTGGGtcacccacccccccgccccgcgcaatctgctttctgctctgcttctccctcatttccCCTCCTGGCGACGGTTGCCCAGTTGCAACCGTTCTGCACCCGCAGCCTCGCCGTGCAGGACGCGACCCTTCGGGACGTTTGCTTTGGGAGCAAAGCACAGCAAAAgcaactaaacacacacacacaggcgcgCAATGGGGAGCAGacggcccgcccccccccaccccgccgccccaGGCCACATGCCTTCGCCCCAAGCTGGCCCCGGCGCGCGGGGACCTCCGGGGAGCGCACCCCGGGAGCGCAGGAGCGCGGGCCACTGGCGCGCGTCCCACCGGTgcgcgcccccagccccagcctccggCCCGGGCCAGGCGCGCGGAGGGGGCGCAGGGCCGCGTGCGTTACCTGGCAGGTCGTCTCGGGCGTTCTGGTGCAGGTAGCTCTGCTCCAGCGAGTAGGACGACACGCTCGCGTGCAGgccggcgggggccgcggggctggCGCCGGGCGGCAGCGCGGGCGGCTGCTTGAGGTACGGCGAGGCGCCGGGCGAGCTCCAGTGCGCCGCGGGGCTGGTGTAGGGCGAGGGGCACTCGATGGCGCTCGCCACGGCCGGGGACGAGGGCAccgggctgctgctgctgtccGCGCCGtagtccccgccgccgccgccgccgccgccgccgggccccgCGGGCACCGGGCAGCTGGCCATGTAGGTGGAGCCCGGGCTGGGCGACATGTGCGGgacgtggtggtggtggtggtggtgcgggTGCGCGTGCGGGTGCGCGTGCGGGTGCGCGTGGCCCGGGGCGCCGGCGCCCGCGTCGTAGCCCGCGGGCATCATGTCGAGGCCGCCGTAGCCGCCCTGCGCCGGGCACGCGAGCGGCGCGGCCGGGGGCGCCTGGAAGTCGAAGCCCTGCGGCAGCAGCGACGCCCCGAAGCCCAGGCCGCCGACCACGCGGTGGTACACGGGCTTGAGCGCCTGGCACTTCCTCCTGAAGCCGCGCGGCCGGCGGCGGAACGAGCCCTCCTCGAACATGAACTCGCTGGCCGGGTCGATGGTCCAGTAGTGGCCCTTGCCGGGCCGCCCGAGCCCCTTGGGCAGCTTGATGAAGCACTCGTTGAGCGAGAGGTTGTGGCGCACCGAGTTCTTCCAGCCCTGGTAGGCGCCGCGGAAGAAGGGGAAGCGCGCCTGCAGGAACTGGTAGATCTCGCTGAGCGTCAGGCGCTTGCTGGGCGAGCTCTGGATGGCCATGACGATGAGCGCGATGTACGAGTAGGGCGGCTTCTCGGGCCGCCGCAGCCCCGAGCTCGCCTTCCGGGCcgggccccccgcgccgcccgcgccccccgcgccccccgcgcccttGCAGGAGGCGCCGGCcgcgctggcggcggcggcggcggcgggcgcgcagGAGGCGGAGgacgcgggcggcggggcggcctccagggcggcggcgggcgggctccGCAGGGCGGCCTGGAGCGCGCCGGGGCCCGGGCTGCACGCGCGGCGgagcggggccggcggcggcgcgCCCTCGGAGCTCATCTGGGGGCGGCGCGCGAGGCCGGGCGCGCGGAAGCCGGGGCTGCGCGGCCTCGCTCGGCGCCGCTGGGGCTCCGCTGCGGCTcccgggggcggcgggccgggggcAGCGCCCCGAGCATCCCTCCCGCGCGCCGCGGGCCGCGGAGCCGCGGAGCCGGGCCGGCCGGGCGGCgagcggggccgcggcggggacGAGCCCGACGTCTCCCTGCAGGAGCGCTCCTCGCTCTGTCTCTCGGACttcctcccgccctccctccctccctcggaGCCTccgctccctccctccacccccaccgcGCCCTGCCCCCTCCGCGCCGCGCGCCGCcccggggagggcgcggggccgcggcgcTCCTCCCCCCTCCGGGCCGCCGGCGGGCTCCTGCGGCTCTTATCTCGCCCGCGCGCGCGCCCCCCCTCTCCAGGGGCCCCCGGGCCTCCCGGCTCCGCCCGGGGCCCCGGCCCCGCTCGCCTCCCCACCCGCCTGCGGACGCGGGAGCGCAGCCGGCCCACGCCTGCCCGGCACGACCCGCATCCCCGGCGGCCCCCCGCGCGCGCCCCTCCCCGGGGACCCTGCGCCCCGCTCCTCCCTGCGCGTCCGGGGCCCACGCGGCTGGGCCGCCCGGCCTGCTCCGCTGCCCCCGCCCCTGTGCCCGCACCGACACTTAGGACGGCCCTGCGCGCCCGGGGCCCCGCGCCCGAAGGTAAAGTGTAACCGCCTCTCCTTCCCACAGGGCCCGGGAGCTCCGCGGCGCGCCCCGCGCGGCCCCAGCCGAGCCGCAGCCCGACAGCTGCGCACCCGGGAGCACCCCCGggccggggagcagggggggcgggcagggggaggcaggcagagccACCCGGCCGAGGTTTAGAGACCCTGGAAACACAGTCGAATGGGACGGATTCGCGTTCGCGTCGGTTTCCACTTGGTGTTttgtaaggaaaggaaaaggacaaaaaaatgcAGGAAGGGGAGCTGCCAGGGCTGAAGGAGAGCGGGAGGACTGAGACAGCGGTCGGGTGTTGGTGTTCAGTCCCCAAGGGGTGGGTGTGTAACTGTCCCCAGGCTTaggtccccctgccccccgctcGGGTGTGGTCCCGCTGTGCGGATCTACCTTAGGCGGGAGAACACTCCACCCGGTGCTGCTGATTCCTCCCCGAGTGAGAGAGGATGTGCCCTCCGGAGGAATCACTTCCAATGAGACCCGACAGTTAGTTATTGGATTACACGTGCGAGGAAATGTACTCTGACCGGGGACAGGGgctggaagagggaggaggagggcctgaGGCCTGGGAGCGGGCCGGGCCACACAGGGGCTGGTGCAGGAGGCCCACAGGGGACCCGAAGGGAGGCTGCGCTGCGCGTCTACTCTGATGGGACTAAGGTGCAACTGTGTGGGCTGGGAAGCCTGggggagcagtgggaggggggGAGCAAGAGGATCTGAGGTCCGTAGGGGATCCAGAGAAAGGCCAGCTCCAGAAGAGCCTTGCAACGGAACCAAGGCAGGGTTTGGGGGCAATGGCACTAGCTCTCTGTGCCCCTGGAGGTATCACATGGAGTATCTGCTCCCGGCTGAGTGTGCTGGGGAGCCTGTGgaagcccagggagagggaggagtgggaagggggaggctgggggctgggctggggctggccccAGACAGTGACCTGAAGTTGAGTGGAAGCAGGCTTTTTCCATCAAACCCTGCCTGGATACCACACACAGAGACCGAGTGTCAGTTTACTGCCCTGAGCCGGGCTCCTTTTCCCTAAGCTCCACAGTAATTAGACAAAGAAAACCTAAATTAGCTGAACAGGCGTCGACAGCTTCCTCCAGAGCACCCCTGGTACCTACATGGGAATGTGTCCGAAAATGGCTTGATTGTAGCCCAGAGTCAGCTAAGAAAACACGGCCAAAATGAACTCAGTTTACCGCTCATttccaatagaaaaaagaaacaagtcagTCTTTTCCGGATGGGATGTTTTGATTGAGTTGGGGTAGGGGCGTTTGCAGTTGCTTCTAACTTCTAACAATTTCTTTCTGAGTGACTTGGGGATGGGTCCCCATttagttcaggtttttttttttttcctcttacccCCTTTGGTCATTTTACATGGGATGATTTAactgtaaataagtaaatataggAGTATATAGAGTGGGCTCCCTAAAATCAGTGCTTGggttgtctgaaaaaaaaaaactaaatccaaTAGAAGTTGCAGTGAGGAGGACAGATAGTAACTAAAAGGAGCCCCACCAAcagagccgtgtgtgtgtgtgtgtgtgtgtgtgtgtgtgtgtgtgtgtctgtttagaGGGAAGAAAATTGGCCCAGGTGGAagcataaggaaaaggaaagcagtCGTCTCATTTGTAGGTGAGGGTTGGTGGAcagatttttggaaaatacagcaAGCAAGTAAATATCCTTGTCACTGAAGTGTCCTGATGGTCCACACGTAGGAGTTCTATGTACATCGAATCCCAGGCCTCAAAAGTTTTTTTAGGACCCAGAGACTGAAGACTGAAAAGCACCAACCCTAAAATGCAAGGAAGGTTAGAATATCGGAGATTTTTAACGGCTCCCTTCCCTATCCAACCCAAGTGACAGCAGTATCCATTTCACCTACACTCTTCAAACGTGCCAGAAATCCCACCTGTAGTCTGCTGGGGGTCCCAGGAGGCTAGACATCCCAAGAAGGCAGTAGGGGTCGGGTCTTAGCTCCAGCCAGCAGCAGTTCTGTGGCCCTGAAAACTTTTTCTCTC
The Vulpes lagopus strain Blue_001 chromosome 10, ASM1834538v1, whole genome shotgun sequence genome window above contains:
- the FOXF2 gene encoding forkhead box protein F2, with product MSSEGAPPPAPLRRACSPGPGALQAALRSPPAAALEAAPPPASSASCAPAAAAAASAAGASCKGAGGAGGAGGAGGPARKASSGLRRPEKPPYSYIALIVMAIQSSPSKRLTLSEIYQFLQARFPFFRGAYQGWKNSVRHNLSLNECFIKLPKGLGRPGKGHYWTIDPASEFMFEEGSFRRRPRGFRRKCQALKPVYHRVVGGLGFGASLLPQGFDFQAPPAAPLACPAQGGYGGLDMMPAGYDAGAGAPGHAHPHAHPHAHPHHHHHHHVPHMSPSPGSTYMASCPVPAGPGGGGGGGGGDYGADSSSSPVPSSPAVASAIECPSPYTSPAAHWSSPGASPYLKQPPALPPGASPAAPAGLHASVSSYSLEQSYLHQNARDDLPVGLPRYQHHSTPVCDRKDFVLNFNGISSFHPSASGPYYHHHHHQSVCQDIKPCVM